In Musa acuminata AAA Group cultivar baxijiao chromosome BXJ2-8, Cavendish_Baxijiao_AAA, whole genome shotgun sequence, one genomic interval encodes:
- the LOC135618294 gene encoding transcription repressor OFP13-like, which translates to MGKKLGLISFIFKLRVAPKPCYSSWPWLSCKDPKTESFRDIDGDATYKPVNSAYFDSTESCSTRSSEEQESFCTASADSGGDSTETVVRGLRSDRLFFEPGGTSSIVAEAKDRELPFRGSVALAMESEDPYRDFRLSMEEMVVAHGMKDWRRLEELLLWYLRVNRRKTHGAIVGAFVDLLLTFASPSPPPSSASSSSSIQIEEMEEELGSVSS; encoded by the coding sequence ATGGGCAAGAAGCTtggcttgatctccttcatcttCAAGCTCAGGGTCGCACCAAAGCCTTGTTACTCTTCATGGCCTTGGCTTTCTTGTAAGGACCCGAAGACGGAGTCCTTCCGCGACATCGACGGCGACGCCACCTACAAGCCTGTGAACTCGGCGTACTTCGACTCGACCGAGTCGTGCTCCACCCGTTCGTCGGAGGAGCAGGAGAGCTTCTGCACAGCGTCGGCGGACTCCGGTGGGGACTCCACGGAGACGGTGGTGCGCGGGCTACGGTCGGACCGGCTCTTCTTCGAGCCGGGAGGCACGAGTTCGATAGTGGCTGAGGCGAAGGACCGCGAGCTCCCGTTCAGGGGAAGCGTCGCGCTAGCGATGGAATCGGAAGACCCGTACCGTGACTTTCGGCTGTCGATGGAGGAGATGGTGGTGGCTCACGGCATGAAAGATTGGCGGCGGCTGGAGGAGCTGCTTCTTTGGTATCTGAGGGTCAACCGGAGGAAGACTCATGGTGCCATAGTTGGAGCCTTCGTGGATTTGCTTCTAACCTttgcttctccttctcctcctccatcttctgcatcttcttccagTTCAATTCAGattgaggaaatggaagaggagttAGGAAGTGTGTCAAGTTAA